A part of Kitasatospora acidiphila genomic DNA contains:
- a CDS encoding ROK family glucokinase has product MPALLGLGQRGLGQRAGRPHQTDDYRDRRRRTLPAGVLRLPTIGIDIGGTKVVAGVVSGEGTIVEQLRADTPDKSKSPKVVEDVIVELVLELADRHDVHAVGIGAAGWVDSDRSRVLFAPHLNWRDEPLREALSDRLKFPVVVENDANAAAWAEWRFGAGRDEDLLVMITLGTGIGGALVRQGRVDRGRFGLAGEFGHMQVVPGGHRCPCGNRGCWEQYSSGNALVREARELAAAESPVAQPLLARVGGDVTAITGPLVTEAARAGDPMAVELLHDIGSWLGVGLANLAAALDPGRFVIGGGVSAAGDLLLGPAQDAFRRTLTGRGFRPEAQIVPAALGNEAGLIGAADLARAVARRFRTVKRSRAER; this is encoded by the coding sequence CTGCCCGCCCTCCTCGGTCTCGGACAGCGCGGCCTCGGCCAGCGGGCCGGCCGGCCGCACCAGACCGACGACTACCGCGACCGGCGCCGCCGCACCCTGCCCGCCGGGGTGCTCCGGCTGCCCACCATCGGGATCGACATCGGCGGCACCAAGGTCGTCGCCGGGGTGGTGAGCGGCGAGGGCACCATCGTCGAGCAGCTGCGCGCGGACACCCCGGACAAGAGCAAGAGCCCCAAGGTGGTCGAGGACGTCATCGTCGAACTGGTCCTGGAGCTCGCCGACCGGCACGACGTGCACGCGGTCGGCATCGGCGCGGCCGGCTGGGTCGACTCCGACCGCTCCCGGGTGCTGTTCGCCCCGCACCTCAACTGGCGGGACGAACCGCTGCGCGAGGCCCTCAGCGACCGGCTGAAGTTCCCGGTGGTCGTCGAGAACGACGCCAATGCCGCCGCCTGGGCCGAGTGGCGGTTCGGCGCCGGGCGGGACGAGGACCTGCTGGTGATGATCACCCTGGGCACCGGGATCGGCGGCGCGCTGGTCCGCCAGGGCCGGGTGGACCGGGGGCGGTTCGGCCTGGCGGGGGAGTTCGGCCACATGCAGGTGGTGCCCGGCGGGCACCGCTGCCCGTGCGGCAACCGGGGCTGCTGGGAGCAGTACTCCTCCGGCAACGCCCTGGTCCGCGAGGCCCGCGAGCTGGCCGCCGCCGAGTCGCCGGTGGCGCAGCCGCTGCTGGCCCGGGTCGGCGGCGACGTCACCGCGATCACCGGGCCGCTGGTCACCGAGGCCGCCCGGGCCGGCGACCCGATGGCCGTGGAGCTGCTGCACGACATCGGCAGCTGGCTGGGCGTGGGCCTGGCCAACCTCGCGGCTGCCCTGGACCCCGGCCGGTTCGTGATCGGCGGCGGCGTCTCGGCGGCCGGCGACCTGCTGCTCGGGCCCGCCCAGGACGCGTTCCGCCGCACCCTCACCGGCCGCGGCTTCCGCCCCGAGGCGCAGATCGTGCCGGCTGCTCTGGGCAACGAGGCCGGCCTGATCGGCGCCGCCGA
- a CDS encoding alpha/beta hydrolase, which translates to MPVSILLAMLLWGRVGGPKPVQFLARLIMILFCQATAVTMVFVMVNNANMIYGSWSDLLGSDEHVQAVPAPPADAAAGQKGGPGSGSDAKPAKALQQFKAVDDPLVPKDVQTTDLKGQLSGVTAEVNVWLPPQYNDPAYKDKKFPVVEMLPGFPGSSKAWFGSLKVTEQLKPLMQSGKVTPFILISPRTQLISTTVDTGCADVPGKVNADTWLSRDVPQMIMDNFRAETSADGWAILGYSAGAHCADRMALLHPDRFRAGISLSGYNDPHSEELSLTAKDPLRQTSNPLYILEHATTPPHVALYQSGGKGDGYEDGQALAAAAKSPTSVTVQLTPGSHTPSLWRPMIPGIFEWLSGIIPAPR; encoded by the coding sequence GTGCCGGTCTCCATCCTGCTGGCGATGCTGCTCTGGGGGCGGGTCGGCGGCCCCAAGCCGGTGCAGTTCCTGGCCCGGCTGATCATGATCCTGTTCTGCCAGGCGACGGCCGTGACCATGGTCTTCGTGATGGTGAACAACGCCAACATGATCTACGGCAGCTGGAGCGACCTGCTCGGTTCGGACGAGCACGTGCAGGCGGTGCCCGCCCCGCCGGCCGACGCCGCGGCCGGTCAGAAGGGCGGGCCGGGGTCGGGCAGCGACGCCAAGCCGGCGAAGGCGCTGCAGCAGTTCAAGGCCGTGGACGACCCGCTGGTGCCGAAGGACGTGCAGACCACCGATCTGAAGGGTCAGCTGTCCGGGGTGACCGCCGAGGTCAACGTGTGGCTGCCGCCGCAGTACAACGACCCGGCGTACAAGGACAAGAAGTTCCCGGTGGTCGAGATGCTGCCGGGCTTCCCGGGGTCCTCGAAGGCCTGGTTCGGCTCGCTGAAGGTCACCGAGCAGCTGAAGCCGCTGATGCAGTCCGGCAAGGTGACGCCGTTCATCCTGATCTCGCCGCGCACCCAGCTGATCAGCACCACCGTGGACACCGGCTGCGCCGATGTGCCGGGCAAGGTCAACGCGGACACCTGGCTCTCCCGTGACGTGCCGCAGATGATCATGGACAACTTCCGGGCCGAGACCTCGGCGGACGGCTGGGCGATCCTGGGGTACTCGGCCGGTGCGCACTGCGCGGACCGGATGGCGCTGCTGCACCCGGACCGCTTCCGCGCCGGGATAAGCCTCTCCGGCTACAACGACCCGCACTCCGAGGAGCTGTCGCTGACCGCCAAGGACCCGCTGCGGCAGACCTCCAACCCCCTCTACATCCTGGAGCACGCCACCACCCCGCCGCACGTCGCGCTCTACCAGAGCGGCGGCAAGGGCGACGGCTACGAGGACGGTCAGGCGCTGGCCGCCGCCGCCAAGTCGCCCACCTCGGTGACCGTGCAGCTGACGCCCGGTTCGCACACCCCGTCGCTGTGGCGCCCGATGATCCCCGGCATCTTCGAGTGGCTGAGCGGCATCATCCCGGCTCCGCGCTGA
- a CDS encoding PucR family transcriptional regulator yields MRVRDLLTPGAPRLRLLAAEEELDRQVTGVMTTDLQDPSRYLHGGELVITGMLWRTAPVDSERFVRTLVAGGAVALAAGAAEVGPIPDDLIEACRRHRMPLLAVPDDMAFATLTEYVGRQVSADRAADLAALVDRHRQLVSAAGGGGLDAVLQLLGGDLDLDCWVLSPTGRVIAGPAEHLGAADRDQLVRAHLAAQRQRRRPPHRAQSATGTYSLLPAPADPEAPAPLADWLLAVAGDITEWTAKRQQLAENLAGLVAAERTRRDEDRRLRRRLADEILALLQRDADPAETSRTLHASAVMAGYPSSAANSPTPEETWLVLSAEGVGLPEGAVRAVLEEALTDTADRALVAGNGTGAVVVLPAPEEPVPADALRDLLAPLEAGLGSAGRITVGVSAPAQAAGALRGALEEARHARRIAASRVGRVCVAGPEALASHVLLLAAVPDEVRRAFRSRLLDKVIGYDLEHQADLVRTLEAFLRSDGSWTRCAAQLHVHVNTLRYRIGRIEELTGRDLSRLEDRVDFYLALELA; encoded by the coding sequence ATGCGCGTCCGTGACCTGCTCACCCCCGGCGCACCACGGCTGCGCCTGCTGGCCGCCGAGGAGGAGCTCGACCGGCAGGTCACCGGGGTGATGACCACGGACCTACAGGACCCCAGCCGCTATCTGCACGGCGGCGAGCTGGTCATCACCGGCATGCTCTGGCGCACCGCACCGGTGGACTCCGAGCGCTTCGTGCGCACCCTGGTGGCCGGCGGGGCGGTGGCGCTGGCGGCCGGTGCGGCCGAGGTCGGCCCGATCCCCGACGACCTGATCGAGGCCTGCCGCCGGCACCGGATGCCGCTGCTGGCCGTCCCCGACGACATGGCCTTCGCCACCCTCACCGAGTACGTCGGCCGCCAGGTCTCCGCCGACCGTGCCGCCGACCTGGCCGCACTGGTCGACCGGCACCGCCAGCTGGTCTCCGCGGCCGGCGGCGGCGGACTGGACGCCGTCCTGCAGCTGCTCGGCGGCGACCTCGACCTGGACTGCTGGGTGCTCAGCCCGACCGGCCGGGTGATCGCCGGGCCGGCCGAGCACCTCGGCGCCGCCGACCGCGACCAGCTGGTCCGCGCCCACCTGGCCGCCCAGCGGCAGCGCCGCCGCCCGCCGCACCGGGCCCAGTCGGCCACCGGCACCTACTCGCTGCTGCCCGCCCCCGCCGACCCCGAGGCGCCGGCTCCGCTCGCCGACTGGCTGCTGGCCGTCGCCGGCGACATCACCGAATGGACCGCCAAGCGCCAGCAGCTGGCCGAGAACCTGGCCGGGCTGGTCGCCGCCGAACGCACCCGCCGCGACGAGGACCGCCGGCTGCGCCGCCGCCTCGCCGACGAGATCCTGGCACTGCTGCAACGCGACGCCGACCCGGCTGAGACCAGCCGCACCCTGCACGCCTCCGCCGTGATGGCCGGATACCCGAGCTCCGCAGCCAACTCGCCCACACCCGAGGAGACTTGGCTGGTCCTCAGCGCCGAGGGAGTGGGCCTGCCGGAAGGCGCGGTGCGAGCGGTCCTGGAGGAGGCGCTCACCGACACCGCCGACCGCGCGCTGGTCGCGGGCAACGGCACCGGCGCCGTGGTGGTGCTGCCCGCGCCCGAGGAGCCCGTACCGGCCGACGCGCTGCGCGACCTGCTGGCCCCGCTGGAGGCCGGGCTCGGCTCGGCCGGCCGGATCACCGTCGGCGTCTCCGCCCCCGCCCAGGCGGCCGGCGCCCTGCGCGGCGCCCTGGAGGAGGCCCGGCACGCCCGCCGGATCGCCGCCTCCCGGGTCGGCCGGGTCTGCGTGGCCGGCCCCGAGGCGCTCGCCTCCCACGTACTGCTGCTGGCCGCCGTGCCCGACGAGGTGCGGCGCGCGTTCCGCAGCCGGCTGCTCGACAAGGTGATCGGCTACGACCTTGAGCACCAGGCCGACCTGGTCCGCACCCTGGAGGCCTTCCTGCGCTCCGACGGCTCCTGGACCCGCTGCGCCGCCCAACTGCACGTGCACGTCAACACCCTGCGGTACCGGATCGGCCGGATCGAGGAGCTGACCGGCCGTGACCTGTCGCGGCTGGAGGACCGGGTGGACTTCTACCTGGCGCTGGAGCTGGCCTGA
- a CDS encoding FAD binding domain-containing protein, with product MEFLRPASWDEALAAKAECPTALPISGGTDVMVEINFDVHRPAALLDLNRITELAEWSIEDEVVRLGAAVPYARIIEELSGPLPGLALAAHTVGSPQIRNRGTVGGNLGAASPAGDSHPALLAAGREVFVEAASRARGTRLIPIDDFFLGVKRNALEPDELIRRVHIPVADGPQQFSKIGTRNAMVIAVAAFGLALHPRSRTVGAGIGSAAPTPRRALEAERYLEGVLAERGLWESGEVLGGEVVQRFGELVRAAASPIDDVRGTADYRRHTLAVMARRTLTWCWNDYGKQIRSAA from the coding sequence ATGGAGTTCCTGCGGCCCGCCAGTTGGGACGAGGCACTCGCCGCCAAGGCCGAGTGTCCGACCGCGCTGCCGATCTCGGGCGGCACCGACGTCATGGTCGAGATCAACTTCGACGTGCACCGGCCGGCGGCGCTGCTCGACCTGAACCGGATCACCGAGCTGGCCGAGTGGTCGATCGAGGACGAGGTCGTCAGGCTCGGCGCCGCGGTGCCGTACGCGCGGATCATCGAGGAGCTGTCCGGCCCGCTGCCGGGCCTGGCGCTGGCGGCGCACACGGTCGGTTCGCCGCAGATCCGCAACCGCGGCACGGTCGGCGGCAACCTGGGCGCCGCCTCCCCCGCCGGTGACTCGCACCCGGCGCTGCTGGCGGCCGGCCGCGAGGTCTTCGTCGAGGCGGCCTCGCGGGCGCGCGGCACCCGGCTGATCCCGATCGACGACTTCTTCCTCGGGGTGAAGCGCAACGCGCTGGAGCCGGACGAGCTGATCCGCCGGGTGCACATCCCGGTCGCGGACGGCCCGCAGCAGTTCTCCAAGATCGGCACCCGCAACGCCATGGTGATCGCGGTGGCCGCGTTCGGCCTGGCACTGCACCCGAGGAGCCGCACGGTGGGCGCCGGGATCGGCTCGGCGGCCCCGACGCCGCGCCGGGCCCTCGAGGCGGAGCGGTACCTGGAGGGTGTGCTCGCCGAGCGCGGCCTGTGGGAGTCGGGCGAGGTGCTCGGCGGCGAGGTGGTCCAGCGGTTCGGCGAGCTGGTCCGGGCGGCCGCCTCGCCGATCGACGACGTGCGCGGCACCGCCGACTACCGGCGGCACACTCTGGCGGTGATGGCCCGGCGCACCCTCACCTGGTGTTGGAACGACTACGGCAAGCAGATCAGGAGCGCGGCATGA
- a CDS encoding (2Fe-2S)-binding protein: protein MRVTFTANGRPVEADDVWEGESLLYVLRERVGLPGSKNACEQGECGSCTVYLDGVPVCSCLVAAGQVQGREVRTVEGLADPASGEVGLVQQAFIDAGAVQCGFCTPGLLVQTDALLARDPQPSDTDIREALSGNLCRCTGYEKIMDAVRLASARKAAVK from the coding sequence ATGAGGGTCACTTTCACCGCCAACGGCAGACCCGTTGAAGCGGACGACGTGTGGGAGGGCGAGAGCCTGCTCTACGTGCTGCGCGAGCGGGTCGGCCTGCCGGGCTCCAAGAACGCCTGCGAGCAGGGCGAATGCGGTTCCTGCACGGTCTACCTGGACGGGGTGCCGGTCTGCTCGTGCCTGGTCGCGGCCGGGCAGGTGCAGGGCCGCGAGGTGCGCACTGTGGAGGGCCTGGCCGATCCGGCGAGCGGTGAAGTGGGCCTGGTCCAGCAGGCGTTCATCGACGCCGGCGCGGTGCAGTGCGGTTTCTGCACGCCGGGGCTGCTGGTGCAGACCGACGCGCTGCTGGCCCGCGACCCGCAGCCGAGCGACACCGACATCCGGGAGGCGCTGAGCGGCAACCTGTGCCGCTGCACCGGCTACGAGAAGATCATGGACGCGGTGCGGCTGGCCTCGGCCCGGAAGGCGGCCGTCAAATGA